In the Hordeum vulgare subsp. vulgare chromosome 7H, MorexV3_pseudomolecules_assembly, whole genome shotgun sequence genome, one interval contains:
- the LOC123410845 gene encoding uncharacterized protein LOC123410845 codes for MLDPEWARPPRRSAAGTGLDPASIRFRERCQIPSPLTKVLHMDRNDYYGGDSTSLNLNQLWKEFRGEDKPPAHLGASRDYNVDMVPKDLLAVIQREMAMQSVYSLKMDTKLDVLSHMQRTWVFMDRERDVRGLRSLWPLSRGLGGLEDSIVLLQPGVPILSCRPRIQ; via the exons ATGCTCGACCCAGAGTGGGCTCGACCCCCGCGGCGTTCTGCAGCAGGGACTGGGCTCGATCCCGCTTCGATTCGATTCAGGGAGAGGTGCCAGATCCCGTCACCGCTGACTAAG GTTTTGCACATGGATAGAAATGACTACTATGGAGGAGATTCCACCTCCCTCAACTTGAACCAG CTCTGGAAGGAGTTTAGGGGGGAAGATAAACCACCGGCGCATTTAGGCGCCAGCAGAGACTACAATGTAGACATGGTTCCAAAG GATTTGCTAGCGGTGATCCAGAGAGAGATGGCAATGCAATCCGTATATTCCTTGAAGATGGACACCAAATTGGATGTGCTCAGTCATATGCAAAGAACATGGGTCTTTATGGACAGAGAGCGGGATGTCCGAG GTCTTCGAAGCTTGTGGCCCCTGTCACGTGGTTTAGGAGGACTCGAAGATAGTATCGTTCTCCTTCAGCCGGGTGTGCCGATACTATCCTGCCGACCTCGAATACAGTGA